The DNA segment ATTAAGTCACTTTTTCTCATTACAGAGATGGACATTACATTACCTGACATCGTAGCAAACCTGTCACTTACTATTGATCATAAAAGAGTCCGCAGGTTCAACATCTCAAGGGCTAATGTTTGGGATGGGGCAGTCAGAGGTTTCAAGCGTACAACATATTCTGAAACCTGTGAAATGCTGGTCAAATTTACTGATGATATTGGTGTTCTGGAAGAGGGAATTGACACTGGTGGTCCGAGACGCGAGTTTTTAACTCTACTAATGAAACATCTAAAAGACCGGCCCATTTTTGATGGACCAGAAGGACATCGATTCTTGGTCTACAATGCAAATGGTATGCATATGGGTTAGATGTGTACTATAGGATACTAATGGTTGGTTAATGATCATTGACCATATATATCACATGACAAATGCttgtatattacagtatataatgcattgttttaattttgcaatATGAATTCATTCACAGCGGTTAGGGAGGATGAATACTACCTGGCAGGAAAGAGGATTTCTGTGTCAGTAGTGCACGGAGGTCCAGGACCCCATTTCCTGTCGAAAGATCTTGTACATTATCTTGCAGGCCAGCCTTCATTCAAAGCACCAGTTAATTTAATAACTGATGAAGAAATAGGGAAAGCTTTGCCAGATGTGAGAATAGCATAAGGCTACAGTACAGTAGGGCAGAGTTTTACATAGTTCCTGCAGTGTTTTGAGACAGTTTACTTCCTATATCCAGTACAGaatttgtttcattaatttattagttttttatggtGTAAGATTACATTATGCTGTGTATgtatctcataaaaaaaaaaaaaaaaggcaaagagATACAGTGCTTACAGTTATTGACTGGGGTGTTTATGCTCCTTTTCATGTGTTTCAGATTGAGAATGCTGCTTCATTGGATGCTCTGCACGAATGTATGATGAGACACAGCACAATGTTACAGACAGCAGGTTGTCTGAGACATGTGGCTACTgtggaagaaaagagagaaattgtTTCAGACTACCTCCAATGGTATATTATTGACTGCAactcatcaagtcaagtcaagtccgctttattgtcaattcttccacatgtacagtacatacatacagagaatcgaaattgcgttactctcaaaccccggtgcatacagataacactaacagtagagtaATTAACATCTGTAATTGACAGGTAAGATGATATTTGTAGTGAtgagattttcttcttttttatgtatttatataagaaTTTTTAGTTTGAAATACCTCAGGGTCCCCATCTTTGGTTTATGCAAGCATGTATATCCGTTACTAATTTGTCACTGTGACAGAATTTGTAACTTAGTGTATTTCAACTATGTGATGTCGCTTCATTCTGTGCCTTGTCAAACTACAGTGCCTTCATTAAGTCTACACACCTTATAGATTCATCTTTTTCCTCATCAATCTACACACAATACATCATAATGACAAGGCAAAAACAGAAATTAGATCTCAGGTTTTTCCTCCTGACTAACTCCTCCACAGAGTTCAAGAGGAAAATCAGTCCAGTTACCTCTTAAAGTGATCCATCCACCTCTACTGCACATCTGGCAGCGGAGTGATGGTTTGAGGCTCACTTGATCCATCAAACCCTTGATAACTTGCTGCTGTTTATCCAACTACCTGCTCCATTCTGTGCCAGTGTCATTTACATCTGAATCTATTCCTGCCCTGATTGGTGTGGTGGGAATTACTAGAATTGTTGGGTCTTTGTATATTATAGAGTGTGGTCTAGACTTACTCTATCTGTAAAGTGTCTTGAGATGACACGTTATGATTTGatactataaataaaattgaattgaattattggtttatttgtgttattatataatataacagcagatataatatataatataaaatcagatATAAGAGTGTGCTGATGTTGATGGGTGCGTAAAGCCTGAAGCTTCATACACGAGGAATCAAGGCTGGAATTATTCCAAAGGTGGTTCAACAGCATACTGAGAAAAGGGTTCATTAACAGTGAatgtgatatttcattttttttattttattttttttaaattggctaCAATTTCTAAAAAACTGTTTTAGCTTTGTCATTGACGTATTGTGCATATAcaaagttttgaaaaagtgaattttttgtGTAGTGTTTGTGGGTTGTAGAGTTTGTAAGTGCTCAATGTCATTCTAGTCTTCTGTTTCTATGTGTAATATCTAGTTTGTAACAATTAACTTTTAATGTGCAATGTGAAAATAGggttttttaaatcagttttcaaCACGATTCCCCCTGCCAAATGTACGTTTGTTAAGGTGGATAGTAATTGtagagaaaataatatttaatagttttctttaaatataaattcaattgCCACTACACAGCAGTGAAACAATGTTTGTGTTCACTCTGTAGATTCAGGGAGGGTCTTTCAACCCTGGAGATTTTGACTGCACTACACCCACACCCTACTTTGCTGGCCCCTGCCCCTGCCCTCACTGCTTTTGACCTTGAGATACTCTTCAAACCTGACCTCAGTCCTTCGGGGAGTAATCGAAGACTTAAAGAAAGTCAAACCATGGGCTACTGGGCAGACTATCTCCTTGATTGTAAAGggttggttagttttttttttttataactagtTAAGAAAACACATggcaattaaagctgcaagcagcatttATCGGGGTTCAAGCATTTCCAGCCTTTAAGCACATAAGCATCAAAAGACattaagttttatttagcaataatgtAACCACCTAAATCACAGAAGGAAAAGACCATTACAGGCAGTTTACCATAGGAATTATATTGTTTTCAAAGCTTTTTGaaagttatagtgccacctatggtccgatctccatgaaattttgcatgcttctttAGAATGTTAtgtctcatatgctcaccaatttttgtgaaattcaGAGTTTTCGTTTAGGATTTATAGGCTTTTGAGTGTTTTACCACACCCATTTTCTAAATGACCCTGTTATGGCTACCCAAATGGTAAAGTTCAactttttttagataattattgatctagagagccCAGAGAATTGTACTGCACTGGCTTTGTTGcgattggggaaaaaaaaatgcgATTTGGGAATAGTTTGggaatgtttgtttttagtatgtttttaagtttttggtgaattttttgattgacagcaatagttcttgaggcaaagttgttcagtaTAAGGATATCTAACAAATGATATGCATCACGTGATTACAGAGCCGTAAAacttataataatgaaaaactcCAAGTAATAAAAATCAGTACAATTACAAAAGGGTTTCAGCTCTTCGAGCTTGAACCACTAATTATGTATCTGAattgtttttctttgcagaaGGCCAGGCTGCTGTGTCTGTGCAAGATGTTTTGATGTTTGCTACTGGGCTGTCTTCACTTCCCCCATCTGGCTTGGAACCACTGCCACAAATAGAGTTCCTGGATGACTCTGCGTTCACAATGGCAAATACATGTACAATCTCCTTGAAATTACCACTCCTAGACTCATACACTTTGTTTAAGTCACAAATGGACTTTGGAATTCAAAACAGTCCAGGATTTGGCTGTTTTTAAGCTAAATTACGGATGATCCCTAGAGTTAAAACTCTGAAAACATTGTTGTTGTTAAAGGTTCACTTTAAAGTGCAGTTGCccaaattgtttttataatgt comes from the Cyprinus carpio isolate SPL01 chromosome B4, ASM1834038v1, whole genome shotgun sequence genome and includes:
- the LOC109045803 gene encoding G2/M phase-specific E3 ubiquitin-protein ligase-like; this translates as MDITLPDIVANLSLTIDHKRVRRFNISRANVWDGAVRGFKRTTYSETCEMLVKFTDDIGVLEEGIDTGGPRREFLTLLMKHLKDRPIFDGPEGHRFLVYNANAVREDEYYLAGKRISVSVVHGGPGPHFLSKDLVHYLAGQPSFKAPVNLITDEEIGKALPDIENAASLDALHECMMRHSTMLQTAGCLRHVATVEEKREIVSDYLQWYIIDCNSSVIDRFREGLSTLEILTALHPHPTLLAPAPALTAFDLEILFKPDLSPSGSNRRLKESQTMGYWADYLLDCKGRPGCCVCARCFDVCYWAVFTSPIWLGTTATNRVPG